In a genomic window of Ipomoea triloba cultivar NCNSP0323 chromosome 3, ASM357664v1:
- the LOC116014232 gene encoding V-type proton ATPase subunit d2, whose product MYGFEALTFNIHSGYLEAIVRGHRAGLLTAADYNNLCQCETLDDIKMHLTATEYGPYLQNEPSPLHTTTIVEKCTLKLVDEYNHMLCQATEPLSTFLEYIRYGHMIDNVVLIVTGTLHERDVQELLEKCHPLGMFDSIASLAVAQNMRELYRLVLVDTPLAPYFSECITSEDLDDMNIEIMRNTLYKAYLEDFYKFCQKLGGATAEIMSDLLSFEADRRAVNITINSIGTELTREDRKKLYSNFGLLYPYGHEELAICEDIDQVRGVMEKYPPYQSIFSKLSYGESQILDKAFYEEEVKRLCLAFEQQFHYGVFFAYVRLREQEIRNLMWISECVAQNQKSRVHDSVVFIF is encoded by the exons atgTACGGATTCGAAGCGCTCACCTTCAACATCCACAGTGGATACCTGGAGGCGATCGTGAGGGGCCACCGAGCTGGTCTGCTAACCGCCGCCGATTACAACAATCTCTGCCAGTGCGAAACCCTCGATGACATCAAGATGCACCTCACGGCCACCGAATACGGCCCGTACCTCCAAAATG AACCTTCTCCTCTACACACAACTACAATTGTGGAGAAGTGCACTCTTAAACTAGTGGATGAGTATAACCACATGTTATGCCAAGCTACAGAGCCCTTGTCAACCTTTTTGGAGTACATCAG GTATGGTCACATGATTGACAATGTTGTTCTAATTGTTACTGGAACATTGCATGAGAGAGATGTTCAGGAATTGTTGGAGAAATGCCACCCTTTGGGCATGTTTGACAG CATTGCCTCCTTAGCAGTGGCTCAAAATATGAGGGAGCTTTACAGGCTTGTGCTTGTTGATACCCCCTTGGCTCCATATTTCTCTGAGTGCATTACTTCAGAG GACTTGGATGACATGAATATTGAGATTATGAGGAATACCCTGTACAAGGCATACCTTGAGGACTTTTACAAATTTTGCCAG AAACTGGGTGGTGCTACTGCAGAAATCATGTCAGACTTGCTTTCTTTTGAGGCTGACAGAAGAGCTGTTAATATTACCATAAACAG CATTGGCACTGAGCTCACTAGGGAAGACCGCAAGAAGTTATATTCTAATTTTGGTCTACT TTATCCTTATGGTCATGAGGAGCTTGCTATCTGCGAAGACATTGATCAG GTCCGTGGTGTCATGGAAAAATACCCTCCATATCAATCCATATTTTCCAAATTATCCTATGGGGAGAGCCAGATTCTTGACAAGGCTTTCTATGAGGAAGAAGTCAAACGTCTTTGCTTGGCATTTGAGCAGCAG TTCCACTATGGCGTATTCTTTGCATATGTAAGGTTGAGAGAGCAGGAAATCAGGAACTTGATGTGGATATCTGAATGTGTGGCTCAGAACCAAAAATCCAGAGTGCACGACAGtgttgttttcatattttaa
- the LOC116013975 gene encoding uncharacterized protein LOC116013975 isoform X1 yields MDLLLSSLSISQPQLLLGNWRSIGGFAMSANIPKKKKQVWIWTENKQVMTTAVERGWNTFVFPKNRHDIAHEWSSTALIWPLFIEEGGVFDHEQKRVAAFAEISSPQQLEHFQQMDELADNVIVNLLDWQVIPAENIVAAFQGSQKTVFAVSKSTTEAQVFLEALEQGLGGVIMKVEDVGAILELKDYFDKRLEAGSLLNLTKARITNIQVTGMGDRVCVDLCSLMKPGEGLLVGSFARGLFLVHSECLESNYISSRPFRVNAGPVHTYVAVPGGKTSYLSELKTGKEVVVVDQSGMQRTAIVGRVKIETRQLILVEAKVESESHTSYSILLQNAETVALVPSPRGEGRERTAIPVTSLKVGDEILLRVQGGARHTGIEIEEFILEK; encoded by the exons ATGGATTTGCTGTTGTCTTCACTTTCCATTTCTCAGCCTCAACTACTTC TAGGGAATTGGCGAAGCATTGGAGGTTTCGCAATGAGCGCCAATAttccgaagaagaagaagcaagtATGGATATGGACAGAGAACAAGCAAGTGATGACCACCGCCGTCGAGAGAGGCTGGAATACGTTCGTTTTTCCGAAGAATCGTCACGACATTGCTCATGAGTGGTCAT CAACTGCATTGATATGGCCTCTATTTATTGAAGAGGGAGGGGTTTTTGATCATGAACAAAAGAGGGTTGCGGCATTTGCGGAGATTTCTTCTCCACAGCAGTTAGAACATTTCCAGCAAATGGATGAGCTAGCTGACAATGTTATTGTTAATCTATTAGATTGGCAG GTGATACCTGCGGAAAATATTGTTGCAGCTTTCCAAGGCAGTCAGAAAACAGTATTTGCTGTGTCAAAATCAACAACAGAAGCTCAAGTGTTCCTTGAG GCCTTGGAGCAGGGTCTGGGTGGTGTTATTATGAAAGTTGAGGATGTTGGAGCCATCCTTGAGCTGAAG GACTACTTTGACAAACGACTTGAGGCTGGAAGTTTATTAAACTTGACTAAAGCCAGAATAACAAACATCCAAGTGACCGGAATGGGTGACCGTGTCTGTGTTGATCTCTGCAGCCTAATGAAACCTGGTGAAGGTCTTCTG GTTGGATCCTTTGCAAGAGGTCTCTTCCTTGTTCACTCAGAATGCTTGGAGTCAAATTACATCTCTAGCAGGCCTTTTCGAGTCAATGCG GGGCCAGTACACACGTACGTTGCTGTTCCAGGAGGAAAAACTAGCTACCTCTCAGAGTTAAAAACAGGCAAAGAGGTAGTTGTGGTTGATCAAAGCGGCATGCAAAGGACAGCAATTGTTGGACGTGTGAAAATAGAGACTAGACAATTGATTCTCGTGGAGGCAAAG GTAGAATCAGAAAGCCATACCTCTTACTCGATCCTCCTACAGAACGCTGAAACTGTTGCATTAGTGCCTTCTCCTCGAG GTGAGGGGCGCGAAAGAACAGCAATTCCTGTGACTTCCCTCAAAGTGGGCGACGAGATTCTGCTTAGAGTGCAAGGAGGTGCTCGACATACTGGAATAGAAATTGAAGAATTTATTCTTGAGAAATGA
- the LOC116013975 gene encoding uncharacterized protein LOC116013975 isoform X2, giving the protein MDLLLSSLSISQPQLLRNWRSIGGFAMSANIPKKKKQVWIWTENKQVMTTAVERGWNTFVFPKNRHDIAHEWSSTALIWPLFIEEGGVFDHEQKRVAAFAEISSPQQLEHFQQMDELADNVIVNLLDWQVIPAENIVAAFQGSQKTVFAVSKSTTEAQVFLEALEQGLGGVIMKVEDVGAILELKDYFDKRLEAGSLLNLTKARITNIQVTGMGDRVCVDLCSLMKPGEGLLVGSFARGLFLVHSECLESNYISSRPFRVNAGPVHTYVAVPGGKTSYLSELKTGKEVVVVDQSGMQRTAIVGRVKIETRQLILVEAKVESESHTSYSILLQNAETVALVPSPRGEGRERTAIPVTSLKVGDEILLRVQGGARHTGIEIEEFILEK; this is encoded by the exons ATGGATTTGCTGTTGTCTTCACTTTCCATTTCTCAGCCTCAACTACTTC GGAATTGGCGAAGCATTGGAGGTTTCGCAATGAGCGCCAATAttccgaagaagaagaagcaagtATGGATATGGACAGAGAACAAGCAAGTGATGACCACCGCCGTCGAGAGAGGCTGGAATACGTTCGTTTTTCCGAAGAATCGTCACGACATTGCTCATGAGTGGTCAT CAACTGCATTGATATGGCCTCTATTTATTGAAGAGGGAGGGGTTTTTGATCATGAACAAAAGAGGGTTGCGGCATTTGCGGAGATTTCTTCTCCACAGCAGTTAGAACATTTCCAGCAAATGGATGAGCTAGCTGACAATGTTATTGTTAATCTATTAGATTGGCAG GTGATACCTGCGGAAAATATTGTTGCAGCTTTCCAAGGCAGTCAGAAAACAGTATTTGCTGTGTCAAAATCAACAACAGAAGCTCAAGTGTTCCTTGAG GCCTTGGAGCAGGGTCTGGGTGGTGTTATTATGAAAGTTGAGGATGTTGGAGCCATCCTTGAGCTGAAG GACTACTTTGACAAACGACTTGAGGCTGGAAGTTTATTAAACTTGACTAAAGCCAGAATAACAAACATCCAAGTGACCGGAATGGGTGACCGTGTCTGTGTTGATCTCTGCAGCCTAATGAAACCTGGTGAAGGTCTTCTG GTTGGATCCTTTGCAAGAGGTCTCTTCCTTGTTCACTCAGAATGCTTGGAGTCAAATTACATCTCTAGCAGGCCTTTTCGAGTCAATGCG GGGCCAGTACACACGTACGTTGCTGTTCCAGGAGGAAAAACTAGCTACCTCTCAGAGTTAAAAACAGGCAAAGAGGTAGTTGTGGTTGATCAAAGCGGCATGCAAAGGACAGCAATTGTTGGACGTGTGAAAATAGAGACTAGACAATTGATTCTCGTGGAGGCAAAG GTAGAATCAGAAAGCCATACCTCTTACTCGATCCTCCTACAGAACGCTGAAACTGTTGCATTAGTGCCTTCTCCTCGAG GTGAGGGGCGCGAAAGAACAGCAATTCCTGTGACTTCCCTCAAAGTGGGCGACGAGATTCTGCTTAGAGTGCAAGGAGGTGCTCGACATACTGGAATAGAAATTGAAGAATTTATTCTTGAGAAATGA
- the LOC116013976 gene encoding vacuolar protein sorting-associated protein 29 encodes MVLVLAIGDLHIPHRAADLPAKFKSMLVPGKIQHIICTGNLCIKEVHDYLKSLCPSLHITRGEYDEESKYPETKTITIGQFKLGLCHGHQVVPWGDLDSLAMLQRQLDVDILVSGHTHQFKAYKHEAGVVINPGSATGAYSSITYDVNPSFVLMDIDGLRVVVYVYELIDGEVKVDKIDFKKTAAPPSQPTN; translated from the exons ATGGTGTTGGTACTAGCAATCGGTGATCTGCATATCCCTCACAGAGCCGCCGATCTTCCGGCAAAGTTCAAGTCCATGCTCGTCCCGGGAAAGATTCAACACATAATTTGCACTGGAAATCTCTGCATCAAA GAGGTTCATGATTATTTGAAGAGTTTGTGCCCTAGCTTGCATATAACTAGGGGAGAGTATGATGAAGAATCCAAATATCCAGAGACGAAGACTATCACCATTGGACAATTCAAACTTGGCTTATGCCATGGTCATCAG GTTGTTCCTTGGGGAGATCTGGATTCTCTAGCCATGCTCCAGAGACAGCTTGATGTCGACATTTTAGTAAGTGGCCACACCCACCAGTTCAAGGCTTATAAACATGAGGCTGGGGTTGTGATAAACCCTGGGTCTGCGACTGGTGCATATAGTAGCATCACCTACGACGTGAACCCGAGTTTTGTTCTCATGGATATCGATGGCCTGCGTGTTGTTGTATATGTTTATGAACTCATCGATGGAGAAGTCAAGGTTGACAAGATTGATTTCAAGAAGACAGCTGCACCACCATCTCAACCTACAAATTGA
- the LOC116012483 gene encoding uncharacterized protein At3g28850-like — protein MGCASSKQRVCRKCQSAYSPVRRSHSMHWHHVPPLNDVESDHVVALTSSTLGSLLLDPLNQNSGEEHDGITVQAREEAPFDTVKTEAMTWSQMIDKKIARTPAGEPETINAWELMEDLEDITPLKPCSRHGRSFSFHVSPNPMFYHPPVLTTKDDTEASSKQQWSEVADNESNSTSASSVGFASEFDPEVIATFRKTLAELPPATPFRLKPLVPDTIDNGEVITLHYASEDAKSPESGKNRVIVYFTSLRGVRRTYEDCCYVRTILQGLGVKVDDRDVSMHSGFKDELKELLGESYNAGGLPRVFVGKNYIGGADEIRRMHEDGQLEKLVEFCETAAETAAAGGGISGGCEACGDIRFVPCETCSGSCKIYCEGGNGEEEQQEFGFQRCPDCNENGLIRCPICCD, from the exons ATGGGGTGTGCGAGTTCGAAGCAGAGAGTGTGCCGGAAATGCCAATCGGCGTATTCTCCGGTGCGGCGGAGTCACTCGATGCACTGGCATCACGTGCCGCCGTTGAATGACGTGGAAAGTGATCACGTGGTGGCTCTCACTTCCTCCACCCTTGGATCTTTGTTGCTGGATCCTCTGAATCAGAATTCCGGCGAAGAACACGACGGGATTACCGTCCAGGCCCGTGAAGAAGCCCCGTTTGATACTGTAAAGACGGAAGCGATGACGTGGTCTCAGATGATCGATAAGAAGATCGCTAGAACTCCGGCCGGCGAGCCGGAGACGATTAATGCGTGGGAGTTGATGGAGGATCTTGAAGATATTACTCCTCTGAAGCCTTGTAGCCGCCATGGCCGTAGCTTTTCCTTCCATGTTTCTCCCAATCCGATGTTTTATCATCCCCCCGTTCTGACAACGAAAGACGACACAGAAGCTTCCTCGAAGCAACAATGGTCGGAGGTCGCCGATAACGAGTCAAATTCGACGTCGGCTTCATCCGTCGGCTTCGCATCGGAGTTTGACCCAGAAGTGATCGCAACTTTCAGAAAAACGCTCGCCGAGCTCCCGCCGGCCACTCCGTTCCGTCTCAAACCACTAGTTCCCGACACCATTGATAACGGCGAAGTGATCACCCT ACACTATGCTTCCGAGGACGCGAAATCACCTGAGAGCGGTAAAAACAGAGTGATCGTCTACTTCACCAGCCTCCGTGGAGTGAGGAGGACGTACGAGGATTGTTGCTACGTACGAACAATTCTACAGGGACTAGGAGTCAAAGTTGACGACAGGGACGTGTCAATGCACTCCGGCTTCAAAGACGAGCTAAAAGAGCTTTTAGGCGAATCCTACAACGCCGGCGGCCTGCCCAGAGTGTTCGTCGGAAAAAATTACATCGGCGGAGCGGACGAAATCCGGCGAATGCACGAGGACGGGCAGCTGGAGAAGCTCGTCGAATTCTGCGAAACGGCGGCCGaaaccgccgccgccggcggcggAATAAGCGGCGGTTGCGAGGCATGTGGCGATATAAGGTTTGTGCCATGTGAGACATGTTCAGGGAGCTGTAAAATCTACTGTGAAGGTGGCAATGGTGAAGAAGAGCAACAAGAGTTTGGGTTTCAACGCTGCCCAGATTGCAATGAAAATGGACTGATTAGATGTCCAATTTGTTGCGATTAA